The following are encoded in a window of Amycolatopsis lexingtonensis genomic DNA:
- a CDS encoding SDR family NAD(P)-dependent oxidoreductase, protein MSVERISIVGIGLRYPDASSPEELWENVLAGRRAFRRLPDERMNRADYYSPDPKAPDRFYAQKAAVLRDYEFDRVAHKVAGSTFRATDTTHWLALDVAAQALADAGFDEGDGAPRQSTGVVIGNSLTGEFSRANIMRLRWPYVRRTVAAALSSRGWEDEETANFLRELEVQYKEPFPEINEDTLAGGLANTIAGRVCNHFDFAGGGYTVDGACSSSLLSVVTAANALVQGDLDLAIAGGVDLSIDPFEVIGFAKTGALAKREMKVYDADSNGFWPGEGSGMLVLMRESDALEQGKRIYASIGGWGVSSDGKGGITRPEAAGHRLAIKRAYDRAGYGVETVSYFEGHGTGTALGDATEIEALSTARRDADPLAKQAALSTIKGNIGHTKAAAGVAGLIKATLAVYHQVIPPATGHHDPHESLTGSSARMYVPREATLWPEDQPVRAGVSAMGFGGINSHITVTEAPTAPRRRELDERARTLVAGRQDAELLLFDADDLATLRGNVAAVLETVPKLSFAELTDLAASLAKELSGKPVRAAVVAANPEHAERKLTKLLEQLDSGDAVFDSADGIFASSRGTAPKIGYLFPGQGSGRGGDSALRRRFTTAEEIYRAAGLPATGDQVATEVAQPRIVTGSLAALRVLRSFGIEASTATGHSLGELTALHWGGALDERGLLALAKVRGKVMATTTGDGTGAMAGIAASPSRVEELGLGSDVVIAGYNAPEQTVISGPAPAIDKIVARAKAQGVGATRIKVSHAFHSPAVEPAANAMTEKLGEFSFSRLERPVVSTVSGDVLHAAENLAELLRDQIVLPVRFREAAAKVAERSDLVVEVGPGRVLTGLFEEIAPETPVLAIDTDNASLQALLRVVGAAFALGADLSVDALFEGRVVRALPADGVFNFLASPCEAAPSIDSELAAELAAEKAQAAEADAGAADSESGSTLDLLRKLAAERVELPLEAVTADTHPLDDLHLSSITVGQLVNDVTRALGRPALEGMPNFATVCLGELAEMIDELAQTAKPSDQGAGEAPGVGPWVRPFAVEYVPAPRPKADLTPGAGQAEWQVFATPRHPLAEPAKAALAKAGVGDGVLLVLPADCDSSHVGLFLDAGRAVMAAPNGTRFVVVHHGYGAAGLARTLRLEDPSAKTTIIDFADPTPSDEDAIASAVSTVVAEVAATTDFTEARYGADGGRTVPRLSALAAPKPGPIQDSLDATDVLLVTGGGKGITAESALALAKDSGARLALLGRSDPESDSELAENLDRMEAAGIRYRYERADVTSAPQVAEVVARIEADLGPVTAVLHGAGRNEPAALFSLTEDSFRKTLAPKIGGLNAVLNAVDQDKIKLLVTFGSIIGRAGLRGEAHYATANDWMTELTLRFGQEHPQARAIALEWSVWSGTGMGEKLGVVSALMRDGITPIPTEEGITILRQVLADPAAPPVLVVCGRTSGLATLPIQKRELPLTRFVDRAVVHYPGVELITEADLSDGADPYLTDHLLDGQLLFPAVLGMEAMTQAAAATLDRTGTPVLSDVEFLRPIIVSPGGSTTVRLATLARDADTVDVVIRSDETGFSADHFRARLSFARPEELGERVPRDVELPPVPVEPISELYGSVLFQGKRFQRVLGYRRASARHAVAEIATSADHYWFAPFLPQERLLADPGTRDAMMHAIQCCVPDATLLPQGIEKLYLAEPGVQHDEYVLLDAKERFQDGDSYVYDLDVRNPDGTLVERWEGLKLRAVRKRDGAGPWVPSMLGSYVERACERLLGGTRSVVLEPDPAGRPAEGIAERRAQTALAAGRALDKPVEVRYRPDGKPEFDGGNVGASHTSQLTLVVAGADQVACDIETAIERTEEDWAGLLGEELLGLGRLLAADTGEPISVANTRVWSALECVRKTGLMTQALTVRQVDADGWALLASGNARIATWSTTVNDRTDPIVFAVLHAEGN, encoded by the coding sequence ATGAGCGTAGAGCGGATTTCGATCGTCGGTATCGGTCTCCGGTACCCCGACGCGAGTTCTCCGGAGGAGCTCTGGGAAAACGTGCTGGCCGGGCGCCGGGCGTTCCGCAGGCTGCCGGACGAGCGGATGAACCGGGCGGACTACTACTCGCCCGACCCGAAGGCGCCGGACCGCTTCTACGCGCAGAAAGCGGCCGTGCTGCGGGACTACGAATTCGACCGGGTGGCGCACAAGGTCGCCGGGAGCACCTTCCGGGCGACCGACACGACGCACTGGCTCGCCCTCGACGTCGCCGCGCAGGCGCTCGCCGACGCCGGGTTCGATGAAGGCGACGGCGCCCCGAGGCAGAGCACCGGCGTCGTCATCGGCAACAGCCTCACCGGCGAGTTCTCCCGCGCCAACATCATGCGGCTGCGCTGGCCGTACGTGCGCCGCACGGTCGCGGCGGCGCTGAGCTCCCGCGGCTGGGAGGACGAGGAGACCGCGAACTTCCTGCGGGAACTCGAAGTCCAGTACAAGGAGCCGTTCCCGGAGATCAACGAGGACACCCTCGCCGGTGGCCTGGCGAACACCATCGCCGGCCGCGTCTGCAACCACTTCGACTTCGCCGGCGGCGGGTACACCGTCGACGGCGCCTGCTCGTCCTCGCTGCTTTCGGTGGTCACCGCGGCCAACGCGCTCGTCCAGGGCGACCTGGACCTCGCCATCGCCGGCGGTGTCGACCTGTCGATCGACCCGTTCGAGGTCATCGGCTTCGCCAAGACCGGCGCGCTGGCCAAGCGCGAGATGAAGGTCTACGACGCCGACTCCAACGGCTTCTGGCCCGGCGAGGGCTCGGGCATGCTGGTCCTGATGCGCGAGAGCGACGCGCTGGAGCAGGGCAAGCGGATCTACGCGTCGATCGGCGGCTGGGGCGTCTCCTCCGACGGCAAGGGCGGCATCACCCGGCCCGAGGCGGCCGGGCACCGGCTGGCCATCAAGCGGGCCTACGACCGTGCGGGCTACGGCGTCGAGACCGTCTCCTACTTCGAGGGCCACGGCACCGGCACGGCGCTGGGCGACGCCACCGAGATCGAGGCGCTGTCCACCGCCCGCCGCGACGCCGACCCGCTGGCCAAGCAGGCCGCGCTGTCGACGATCAAGGGCAACATCGGCCACACGAAGGCCGCGGCGGGTGTCGCCGGCCTGATCAAGGCGACGCTGGCGGTGTACCACCAGGTCATCCCGCCGGCCACCGGCCACCACGACCCGCACGAGTCGCTCACCGGGTCCTCGGCGCGGATGTACGTCCCGCGCGAAGCGACGCTGTGGCCGGAGGACCAGCCGGTCCGCGCGGGTGTTTCCGCGATGGGCTTCGGCGGCATCAACTCCCACATCACCGTCACCGAGGCGCCGACCGCGCCGCGGCGCCGCGAGCTCGACGAGCGGGCCCGCACGCTGGTCGCCGGCCGCCAGGACGCCGAACTGCTGCTGTTCGACGCCGACGACCTCGCCACCCTGCGCGGGAACGTCGCCGCGGTGCTGGAAACCGTGCCGAAGCTCTCGTTCGCCGAGCTGACCGACCTCGCCGCCTCGCTGGCGAAGGAGCTTTCGGGCAAGCCGGTGCGCGCCGCGGTCGTCGCGGCCAACCCCGAGCACGCCGAGCGGAAGCTGACGAAGCTGCTGGAGCAGCTCGACTCGGGTGACGCGGTCTTCGACAGCGCCGACGGCATCTTCGCGAGCAGCCGCGGCACCGCGCCGAAGATCGGCTACCTGTTCCCCGGCCAGGGTTCCGGTCGTGGCGGCGACAGCGCGCTGCGCCGCCGGTTCACCACGGCCGAGGAGATCTACCGCGCCGCCGGGCTGCCGGCCACCGGCGACCAGGTCGCCACCGAGGTGGCGCAGCCCCGGATCGTCACCGGCTCGCTGGCCGCGCTGCGCGTGCTGCGCTCGTTCGGCATCGAGGCGTCGACGGCCACCGGCCACAGCCTCGGCGAGCTGACCGCCCTGCACTGGGGCGGCGCGCTCGACGAGCGCGGGCTGCTGGCGCTGGCGAAGGTCCGCGGCAAGGTGATGGCCACGACGACCGGCGACGGCACCGGCGCGATGGCCGGCATCGCCGCTTCGCCGAGCCGGGTGGAGGAACTGGGCCTCGGCTCGGACGTCGTCATCGCCGGCTACAACGCGCCCGAGCAGACCGTCATCTCCGGACCCGCCCCGGCGATCGACAAGATCGTCGCCCGGGCCAAGGCGCAGGGCGTCGGCGCGACCCGGATCAAGGTCTCGCACGCCTTCCACTCGCCGGCGGTCGAACCCGCCGCGAACGCGATGACCGAGAAGCTGGGCGAGTTCTCCTTCTCCCGCCTGGAGCGGCCGGTCGTTTCCACCGTGAGCGGCGACGTCCTGCACGCCGCCGAGAACCTGGCCGAGCTGCTGCGCGACCAGATCGTGCTGCCGGTCCGCTTCCGCGAAGCCGCCGCCAAGGTGGCCGAGCGCAGCGACCTGGTGGTCGAGGTCGGGCCGGGCCGGGTGCTGACCGGGCTGTTCGAGGAGATCGCGCCGGAGACCCCGGTGCTCGCGATCGACACGGACAACGCGTCGCTGCAGGCGCTGCTGCGGGTCGTCGGCGCGGCGTTCGCACTCGGCGCCGACCTGTCGGTGGACGCGCTGTTCGAGGGCCGCGTCGTGCGCGCCCTGCCCGCCGACGGCGTGTTCAACTTCCTGGCCAGCCCGTGCGAGGCGGCGCCGTCGATCGACAGCGAGCTCGCCGCCGAGCTGGCCGCGGAGAAGGCGCAAGCCGCCGAGGCCGACGCCGGTGCCGCCGACAGCGAGTCCGGCTCCACGCTGGACCTGCTGCGCAAGCTCGCCGCCGAGCGCGTCGAGCTGCCGCTGGAAGCCGTCACCGCCGACACCCACCCGCTCGACGACCTGCACCTGTCGTCGATCACGGTCGGGCAGCTGGTCAACGACGTCACCCGGGCGCTGGGCCGTCCCGCGCTGGAAGGCATGCCGAACTTCGCGACGGTGTGCCTCGGTGAGCTCGCCGAGATGATCGACGAGCTGGCGCAGACGGCCAAGCCGAGTGACCAGGGAGCCGGCGAGGCCCCGGGTGTCGGTCCGTGGGTCCGGCCGTTCGCGGTCGAGTACGTGCCCGCGCCGCGGCCGAAGGCGGACCTCACGCCGGGCGCTGGGCAGGCCGAGTGGCAGGTCTTCGCGACCCCGCGCCACCCGCTGGCCGAGCCGGCGAAGGCGGCCCTGGCGAAGGCGGGCGTCGGCGACGGCGTCCTGCTCGTCCTGCCGGCGGACTGCGACTCGAGCCACGTCGGCCTGTTCCTCGACGCCGGCCGCGCGGTCATGGCCGCACCCAACGGCACGCGCTTCGTGGTCGTGCACCACGGCTACGGCGCGGCCGGCCTGGCCCGCACCCTGCGGCTCGAGGACCCGTCGGCGAAGACGACGATCATCGACTTCGCGGACCCGACGCCCTCGGACGAGGACGCCATCGCGTCGGCCGTCTCCACGGTGGTGGCCGAGGTCGCCGCGACCACGGACTTCACCGAAGCGCGCTACGGCGCCGACGGCGGGCGCACCGTGCCGCGGCTGTCCGCGCTGGCGGCGCCGAAGCCCGGCCCGATCCAGGACTCGCTGGACGCCACCGACGTCCTGCTCGTCACCGGTGGCGGCAAGGGCATCACGGCGGAGAGCGCACTCGCGCTGGCCAAGGACTCCGGCGCGCGGCTGGCCCTGCTCGGGCGCAGCGACCCCGAGTCCGACAGCGAGCTGGCGGAGAACCTCGACCGCATGGAGGCGGCGGGCATCCGCTACCGCTACGAGCGCGCCGACGTCACCAGCGCCCCGCAGGTGGCCGAGGTGGTCGCGCGGATCGAGGCCGACCTCGGCCCGGTCACCGCGGTCCTGCACGGCGCCGGCCGCAACGAGCCGGCCGCCCTGTTCTCCCTGACCGAGGACAGCTTCCGCAAGACGCTCGCGCCGAAGATCGGCGGGCTCAACGCGGTGCTGAACGCGGTCGACCAGGACAAGATCAAGCTGCTGGTCACCTTCGGCAGCATCATCGGCCGGGCGGGCCTGCGCGGTGAAGCGCACTACGCCACGGCGAACGACTGGATGACCGAGCTGACCCTGCGCTTCGGCCAGGAGCACCCGCAGGCGCGGGCGATCGCGCTGGAGTGGTCGGTCTGGTCGGGCACCGGCATGGGCGAGAAGCTCGGCGTGGTCAGCGCCCTGATGCGCGACGGCATCACGCCGATCCCGACCGAGGAGGGCATCACCATCCTCCGCCAGGTGCTGGCCGACCCGGCCGCGCCGCCGGTGCTGGTGGTCTGCGGCCGCACGTCGGGCCTGGCCACGCTGCCGATCCAGAAGCGGGAGCTGCCGCTGACCCGGTTCGTCGACCGCGCGGTCGTGCACTACCCGGGCGTCGAGCTGATCACCGAGGCGGACCTGTCCGACGGGGCCGACCCGTACCTGACCGACCACCTGCTCGACGGGCAGCTGCTGTTCCCGGCGGTGCTCGGCATGGAGGCCATGACGCAGGCCGCGGCGGCGACGCTCGACCGCACCGGCACCCCGGTGCTGTCCGACGTCGAGTTCCTCCGGCCGATCATCGTCTCGCCCGGCGGGTCGACCACGGTCCGGCTGGCCACGCTGGCCCGCGACGCCGACACCGTCGACGTCGTGATCCGCAGTGACGAGACGGGCTTCAGCGCCGACCACTTCCGGGCGCGGCTGAGCTTCGCGCGGCCGGAGGAACTCGGCGAGCGGGTGCCCCGCGACGTCGAACTGCCGCCGGTCCCGGTGGAGCCGATCAGCGAGCTGTACGGCTCGGTCCTGTTCCAGGGCAAGCGGTTCCAGCGGGTCCTCGGCTACCGGCGGGCGAGCGCCCGGCACGCCGTCGCCGAGATCGCGACGAGCGCGGACCACTACTGGTTCGCCCCGTTCCTCCCGCAGGAGCGGCTGCTGGCCGACCCCGGCACGCGGGACGCGATGATGCACGCGATCCAGTGCTGCGTCCCGGACGCGACGCTGCTGCCGCAGGGCATCGAGAAGCTGTACCTGGCCGAGCCGGGTGTCCAGCACGACGAGTACGTCCTGCTGGACGCGAAGGAACGCTTCCAGGACGGCGACAGCTACGTCTACGACCTCGACGTCCGCAACCCGGACGGCACGCTGGTCGAGCGCTGGGAAGGGCTGAAGCTGCGCGCGGTCCGCAAGCGCGACGGCGCCGGCCCGTGGGTCCCGTCGATGCTCGGGTCCTATGTGGAGCGTGCCTGTGAGCGGCTGCTCGGCGGGACGCGGTCGGTCGTGCTCGAGCCGGACCCGGCCGGGCGCCCGGCGGAAGGCATCGCCGAACGGCGGGCGCAGACCGCGCTCGCGGCGGGCCGCGCGCTCGACAAGCCGGTCGAGGTCCGCTACCGCCCCGACGGCAAGCCGGAGTTCGACGGCGGCAACGTCGGCGCTTCGCACACCTCCCAGCTGACCCTCGTGGTCGCCGGCGCCGACCAGGTCGCCTGCGACATCGAGACGGCGATCGAACGCACCGAAGAGGACTGGGCCGGCCTGCTCGGCGAGGAGCTGCTCGGCCTCGGCCGGCTGCTCGCCGCCGACACCGGGGAACCGATCAGCGTCGCCAACACCCGGGTCTGGAGCGCGCTGGAGTGCGTGCGCAAGACCGGGCTGATGACCCAGGCGCTGACCGTCCGCCAGGTCGACGCCGACGGGTGGGCGCTGCTCGCCTCCGGCAACGCCCGGATCGCCACCTGG
- a CDS encoding carboxymuconolactone decarboxylase family protein: protein MAPGLVRIALRRTLRDVKYVEVVRPRRARGLVKAVYRQVERDFGMLAPPMALHSASPEALAAAWLVLRESLVAGGSASRADKEVVAAAVSAANDCPYCVEVHGMALGSLGDPAAAAAIETGDVGAIPDRDTRALAAWARGEGALPADVPAGTAAEFTGVAVAFHYLNRVVSVFLGPSPLPENVPPQARAKAKAVLGFLLKPGEPPAAGRALELLPAAAGDGPDWAVPGDTLSDAFARAAAAVEAAGERSVPGRVRDLVRREVKAWDGKPPGLSRAWVEPVLAELPAEERAAGRLALLTAKAAYQVGADDVAALGAADRGLVELVSWAAFTAAVAAGERLPLRPPREDPAGRRG, encoded by the coding sequence ATGGCTCCGGGTCTGGTCAGGATCGCGCTGCGGCGGACGCTGCGGGACGTGAAGTACGTCGAGGTCGTGCGCCCGCGGCGGGCGCGGGGGCTCGTGAAGGCCGTCTACCGGCAGGTCGAGCGGGACTTCGGGATGCTCGCCCCGCCGATGGCGTTGCACTCGGCTTCGCCGGAGGCGCTCGCCGCGGCGTGGCTGGTGCTGCGGGAGTCGCTGGTGGCGGGCGGGTCCGCGAGCCGGGCGGACAAGGAGGTCGTCGCGGCCGCCGTTTCCGCCGCCAACGACTGCCCCTACTGTGTCGAGGTGCACGGGATGGCGCTCGGTTCGCTGGGCGATCCGGCCGCCGCCGCGGCGATCGAGACCGGGGACGTCGGGGCCATCCCCGATCGCGACACGCGGGCGCTCGCGGCGTGGGCGCGGGGCGAGGGTGCGCTGCCCGCGGACGTCCCGGCCGGCACCGCCGCCGAGTTCACCGGGGTCGCCGTCGCGTTCCACTACCTCAACCGGGTCGTGAGCGTGTTCCTCGGCCCCTCGCCGCTGCCGGAGAACGTGCCGCCGCAGGCGCGCGCGAAAGCCAAGGCGGTGCTGGGGTTCCTGCTCAAGCCCGGTGAGCCGCCGGCCGCCGGGCGGGCGCTGGAACTGCTGCCCGCCGCGGCCGGGGACGGGCCGGACTGGGCCGTGCCGGGGGACACGCTGTCCGACGCCTTCGCGCGGGCCGCCGCGGCCGTGGAAGCCGCCGGGGAGCGCTCGGTGCCCGGCCGCGTGCGGGACCTCGTCCGCCGGGAAGTCAAGGCCTGGGACGGGAAACCGCCGGGGCTCAGCCGCGCCTGGGTCGAGCCGGTGCTCGCCGAACTGCCCGCCGAAGAACGCGCCGCGGGACGGCTGGCGCTGCTCACCGCCAAGGCCGCGTACCAGGTCGGGGCCGACGACGTCGCCGCGCTCGGCGCCGCCGATCGGGGCCTGGTGGAGCTGGTGTCGTGGGCCGCTTTCACGGCGGCCGTGGCCGCCGGTGAGCGCCTGCCGCTCCGCCCGCCAAGAGAAGACCCTGCAGGTCGGCGCGGGTGA
- a CDS encoding TIGR03084 family metal-binding protein: MTDTTGVIADLTAEAAEVDALVAGLSEAEWDTPTPAPGWPVRHQIGHLAFIFRIAGLSAAQPEAFVAMTKSLKGGFEAAVNAALEDYVHDPAEVLLTRWRAERDAGIKALAAVPGDQLVPWLVNPLPPYVLACAGMMEAFGHGQDIADALGVRRERTDRIKHLVGFAVRVRDFGYEARNLKPPAEEFRFELTAPSGALWTFGPEDATQRVTGSAADFCLLVTRRRHRYDLDVRAQGTLADQWLDIAQAYRGPAGQGRKPGQFGA; encoded by the coding sequence GTGACTGACACCACGGGCGTGATCGCCGACCTGACCGCGGAGGCCGCCGAGGTGGACGCGCTCGTCGCCGGCCTTTCCGAGGCCGAGTGGGACACCCCCACCCCGGCGCCGGGGTGGCCGGTCCGGCACCAGATCGGGCACCTCGCGTTCATCTTCCGCATCGCCGGCCTCTCGGCCGCGCAGCCGGAAGCCTTCGTCGCCATGACGAAGTCGCTCAAGGGCGGCTTCGAGGCCGCGGTGAACGCCGCGCTGGAGGACTACGTCCACGACCCGGCCGAGGTGCTGCTGACGCGCTGGCGCGCCGAGCGGGACGCGGGGATCAAGGCCCTCGCGGCCGTGCCCGGCGACCAGCTGGTGCCGTGGCTGGTCAACCCGCTGCCGCCGTACGTGCTGGCGTGCGCCGGGATGATGGAGGCCTTCGGCCACGGCCAGGACATCGCCGACGCGCTCGGCGTGCGCCGCGAGCGGACCGACCGGATCAAGCACCTGGTCGGGTTCGCCGTGCGCGTCCGGGACTTCGGCTACGAGGCGCGGAACCTGAAGCCGCCGGCGGAGGAGTTCCGGTTCGAGCTCACCGCGCCCTCGGGCGCGCTCTGGACGTTCGGGCCCGAGGACGCGACCCAGCGGGTCACCGGCAGCGCGGCGGACTTCTGCCTGCTGGTCACCCGGCGGCGGCACCGCTACGACCTCGACGTGCGGGCGCAGGGCACGCTGGCGGACCAGTGGCTCGACATCGCCCAGGCCTACCGCGGACCGGCGGGCCAGGGCCGCAAGCCCGGCCAGTTCGGCGCCTGA